The following is a genomic window from Sphingobacterium spiritivorum.
TCGAAATTGTGAATCTAGAATTATCACACTTATTGAAAGGGACATTCTGAAAACTCTTTTGAAGGATGTCCAAAATGAGCTAAACCATCCTTCAATAAAGAACGTCGATATGAGGTTTATACGCAGTATCTTCTTCCTTTCTTTTTAAAAGTCAGAGAAGCTGGCGGTAACGATAAAAGTGTAATGAAGGATAAGAAAAAATGTCAGGCTTTGATCGAAAATGAATTTGCAACTCTCTCCTCAGATAAAAAAGTATTTTTCGATCAGCTAGGGCTTAAAGCTACACAGGATAAGATCTGGGAACTGTGTTATATTTATTCCCTCTAAACCTGTACCAACGCTTCGGTACAGTCATTTCATGTAAAGGAAACAGCACGGAGAAGTCGGTTTAGAGGTTTTGGAGATATTATTTTTTCCTGTTCAGACTAATCAAATTATTTATTGAGTCCACAATTTTATAGTTGATTCCAACCCTTCTTTCGAATACTGATACTATTAAACAAGAAAAGCTAATCGCAAGATTAACTTTTCTTTTGGTTAACTCCTTGGTTGTAACATCGAACCAATTTTTTATGGATTTAGCGTGTGTTTTGAATTTATGTTATTGATTAATAGTGATTTGTTATTTATTATGCAGGTTTATATCCTGTTGACGATTTTTAAAATGTATTCTCTAATCTTTTGTTTTAGATTTCGGGATATTTTTTATTTGAAGATTTGTTTTTTTTGCTGTATAATGTATGATAACTGCACTTAAAATCATCAAAACAGAAGCCAAGAAAAAAGGAGCCCCTGAAAATTTAAACGGAGCTTTATCGTGGGTAAAATAGTAAAAAAGATGGGTCATAATAGGCGGCCCAATAATTGAAGTTGCACTTATCAGACTTGTTAATGCTCCCTGAAGTTCACCCTGCTGATTGGAAGAAATACTTTTGCTAATCATCGACTGAAGTGAAGGCCCGCAGATGCCACCCAATGAATAAGGAATAAGAAACATCAGCATCATCCAACCTTCATTTGCAAAAGAAAATAGTAATAAACCTAGTGCGTAAAAAATCAATCCGGAATATATGCTTGTTTGCTCACCTAATTTAGGTGCTGTCCATCTTATTAAAACACCTTGAACAAATCCCAGCAGAAGCCCAAGTACCCCTAACGATAAACCTACGGTTCTTTCTGACCAATTAAATTGATACATCGTAAAGAAATGCCAGTTACTTTGTACAGCTTGAAGCCCGATATATACTAATATTAAAGCAATCACTAAACTCGAAATTTTTGGATGCTTTGCTAAAAACTTCAGTGATCCGATGGGATTTGCACGTCTCCAATCAAAGGGTCGCCTTTTGTTTTGATCCAAGCTCTCAGGAAGAATGAAATACCCATATAGAAAGTTCAATAAACATAAAACAGATGCCACATAAAAGGGAATTCTGGCGCCATAGTGGCCTAGTAGCCCTCCAATTACTGGTCCTATAATGAATCCCAAACCAAATGCAGCACCGATTAATCCAAAATTCTTAGTTCTGGTCTCATCCGTAGACACATCGGCAATATAAGCACTTGCCGTTGAGATACTGGCTCCAGTGAGCCCCGCAATGATTCGCCCGGCAAATAACCAACCCAAAGAAGGGGCTACTGCAAGTAACAGGTAATCTAATGCAAATC
Proteins encoded in this region:
- a CDS encoding TCR/Tet family MFS transporter, which encodes MKKTGKKAAVGFIFITLLIDITGWGIILPVVPKLIGELIHSDITEAATYGGWLGFAYAFTQFIFSPIVGNLSDQYGRRPILLISLLGFALDYLLLAVAPSLGWLFAGRIIAGLTGASISTASAYIADVSTDETRTKNFGLIGAAFGLGFIIGPVIGGLLGHYGARIPFYVASVLCLLNFLYGYFILPESLDQNKRRPFDWRRANPIGSLKFLAKHPKISSLVIALILVYIGLQAVQSNWHFFTMYQFNWSERTVGLSLGVLGLLLGFVQGVLIRWTAPKLGEQTSIYSGLIFYALGLLLFSFANEGWMMLMFLIPYSLGGICGPSLQSMISKSISSNQQGELQGALTSLISATSIIGPPIMTHLFYYFTHDKAPFKFSGAPFFLASVLMILSAVIIHYTAKKTNLQIKNIPKSKTKD